Part of the Pirellulales bacterium genome is shown below.
ACATGACTTCATCCTGGCATTGTCCGACGGGTACGATTCGCTCGTCGGCGAACGAGGCCAATCGCTCTCTGGCGGCGAGCGCCAGCGGATTTCCATCGCCCGCGCGCTGTTGATCGATCCGCGGATCTTGATCCTCGACGAAGCGACCTCGGCGGTCGATACCGAAACGGAGCGCGAGATTCAGATTGCGCTCGACAACCTCATCCAAGGCCGCACGACCATTGCCATCGCCCATCGGCTGAGCACACTGCGAAAGGCGAACCGGCTCGTAGTTTTGCAGCGCGGCCAGATCGTTGAAATCGGCAACCACTCCGAGCTGTTGGAAGCCAACGGAGCCTACTCGCGCCTGCACAAGGCGCAAATGGAACTGGCGCAGGGCATTGGAATTTGATCTCTCAGGACGAATGACAGGGGAGGTGGTTCGCACCAGCGGGCTTTTCTCGGTGAAATCGAGGTTTCGCGACGGATTGCAATTCGCAAAAAAAATGCAGCGGAAATCACGGAACGGAAATGCCAAGTTTTCTTCGAGAAAAACAGCGAACTGGCGGCTGGCCGATTTCCGGCTCATTTCCGCCCCCGTTGCGCGTTTCTGCATGCCGAGCATGAAATTCGATCGAGAAATGCCGAGGTTTTTTTCGGTTTTTCGCGTGCGAGGGTCGAAGAAAAATAAGCCGGCTACGCGGCGGGATGAGGAACATTCGGCAGGCGAAGTCCACATCGGGGTGTGGACCCGACAAGTCGCATCCCGGATCGCTTTCGTTCCCCGGTTTGCAGCGTCAGGCGATGATGCTGCGCATCATGCCTGACGTACACAAAAAAAAACGCCCAGAGGTCGCAACCCCTGGGCGTTACCCATGTAGCGCGCTGTTCCGATTCGCCGGGCCGGTTTTCACCACGGCAAATTGGCAACTCGCCCGGGAGATTTAGAATCGGTACTCCAGTCCGGCAAATCCGCCGTGAAGAATCAGATCGCCATTGGTATTGATCGATCGCCATTGGGCTTCGTCGGCCAAGTAGTGCGGAATCTGATTATCGGCCAGCGCCACTTGGCTGGCCGCCACTACGCGGTAACCGGCCGTGAAAAGCCAGTTCGGAGTGAAGGCATACGTGAAACCAACATCGATCGAAGCCAGCATGCTGAACGTGTTGGCCGAGTTCGTAAAGTTGAGCGCATTGCCGCTATCTTGAAACGTGCCGTACAGGCCATCGCCGGTATACAGCGAGTTCTGCCCGGTTACGTGGTTGCCGTAAATGCCGACTTTCGGCGTGGCGAAGATCGTCCAGCGGTTGTGGATGCAGTAGTCGGCACGAGTTCCAATCTGAAAGCCGACCAAGTTGTTCTGCACGTCTGCATTGAGGAACGCTTCATCCGCCGGATTATCGCCAAATTGGGCATTGGTTGGCGATGTGCCCGCCAAAGCGCCAAACTGCAACGCATCGGTGAAGCGGAAGTAGCGTACGCCTGCCAGCCACATCAGATGCAAATTCTGGCAGCCGGTGCAGCAGGGAATCGCCAGCAAGTTGATTTCGATATTGTGAATCTGATCGTCGCGTGTGACTCGATGCGAACGCGAATTGTCGAAGAACTGCTGCGGAAGGATACCTGGATTGTTGTTGAAATCCACAAAGCCCAAGTCGATCGGAGTGCTGAGATTGTTATTGGGGTCGTAGATGCTCGAATTGCCATTCATGCCCCAAATGCCCCAATACAACACTTGAATGCCGTTTTGGTAGCAGCAGTTGCAGTAGGGGTTGAGGCCGCCGCAGGTGTTGCAGCCAGTCGGGCAGCCGAACCAATAGTTTCCACCCACTTCAAATCCGCCGCCCCAATCGGCGCCGGGAAAATAGAGCAATTGATTCGAGTTGTTGCCCGATTCATAGGTCGTCCAGAAATTGTTGGGCATGTTGCGACCCATCCACAAGCCGTTGGCCCAAACCGACCAGCGCGGGCAAACGTTGTCGCAGCAGCCGCAATCGAGGTTGCAAGGATCGACTGCGCCCGAACCGGCCAGGCCATGGCCGATGTCGCCGAAGTAGCTTTTTTGCGGTTCCGGCGCGGCGACACTTTCGGGAGCATCCGACTTGGGTGTGACCACGGTCGGCGGTTGAGGCGCAGCATCGCCGGGAATGGGAGGCGGCGCGTATCGAGCGCTGTAGTACGAGGTGGTAGGCGTGAGGGTCGCCGAGGCGCCACCGAATGCGACGGGGCCGCGAACCGCTTGCCCCAGCGCCGACGTGCTTCCGATCCCGCTGGCTAGCAGCGCAATCGCGAGCGCACTGAGAGAACACTTCATGGAAAGACTCCTTTGGAACGGGTATTCCGTTAAACCTCGCGGGGGCTCCGTGCCCTATCCAAGCGAGACAATTGCGGCTCGAGCGAGAGCGGCGACAGCGGCAAACGACACTTCGCGGCCACTGAATCGGTACGAATTCAGGGACGGTTTGTCGTCCGGGTTCACGGGCACCTGTGAAGCGCCCGAGAACGAGCTGCGCAGCGTTCGTTGGAGAAATCCATTCCCCGTGCAGGGCAATCCATGCAGCAGCAGTTCTACGCATCGACCATGCGATGCAAAAGAATTCGCCCCGGGAAAGACCGCGACCAAGAATTTTTCAATGGACCGCCATTACGGACGGCAACCACGCTACGATTGGAAAAAGAGGTCAAGCCGAACGCGCCAGCGAAAGCTCCGCGGGCATCTGCAACAGTTCGTCGGCCAGCCGACGATAGTCTTCAGCGCCGTTCGAGTCGGCCGCGTATTGAAAGATCGATTGGCCAAAGCTGGGAGCCTCGGCCAGGCGAATATTGCGGCGAATGCGAGATTGGAAAATTTGCGCCTCGGACCACGGCGATGGCTTGCCACGCTGGGCAGCGAAAAACTCCACCACGTTTTCGGTCACTTCACCGGCTAGCCGGGTCGCCGATTCATACATGCACAGGACGACGCCGGCCAATTTCAGCCTGGAATTGAGTCGCCGCGAGACAAGTTCGATGGTCTGCAACAGCTTGCTCAAGCCGTGCAATGCCAAAAAGTGCGGTTGTAGCGGAAGTAACACTTCATTGACGGCAGCCAGTGCGTTGAGGGTCAGAACACCCAGCGACGGCGGGCAATCCATGAGCAAGAAGTCGAGTTCTGCCGGCCCGTTAGTGCCTTGCTCATGGTTCAGCGATTCCTCCAGCTTATCTCGCAGCACGACTTCTCGCCCGACGACACCGGCCAATTCCACTTCGGCCGCAGCCAAGTCGATATGCGAACCGACGAGCCAAAGATTTCCATCAACCCCTCGCCAAGCGTCGCCGAGTAGAGCATCGCCCAGCAACACCTCATAAATTGAACGTCCATCTTGACCGGGCGTCACACCGCAATGCAACGTGGCATGTGCTTGAGGGTCGAGATCGATCAGTCCCACGCGTTGGCCGGCGGCCGCCAGTGCCGCGCTCAAATTAACGGCGGTCGTGGTTTTGCCAACACCCCCTTTTTGATTCAAGATGGCAATCGATCGCATGCAAGGAACTCCGTTTCCTTAAGAATGTAGCTTCCGCTCTCTTCAATGGACGCAAAGAGTCGCCCCTTCGCATCCAACGCGTCCAATCGCCTTGGATTTTCTCCGCGCAGGATTCAACGACACGTTTCCAAGCCCGAGCTGAACCTTGCTCGGCAGGGTATCCATCCAAAGGTGAATCCAAATTATAGGCGAGCCATCGCGAAAGCTCCTAGACCGATCCTAACGCTATTGGTGACAATCGTTTGCGACTATCCACACTACTTCGCCGGGGGAGCCGGTTCTTCAAACTGCGCCGAAAAAAACGTCGCTAGTCCATCGGCAATTGGGGTGACAACCAGCGTTTGATCGGTTTTCAGGCTTCGCAACCATCCTTCCTCTGTAGCCGGAAATCCGAACGCCAGCCGTGCTCGTTCAGCACGGTTTGAAAATTGCAACACATATTTCCAAGTGCTGGCATCGACTTCGATGCGGTGTACGGTCCAATCGTAACTGGCGTCGTCGAGGAGCCGGTCTCGAATCGCAGCGAAGCCTTTTGCATCGGCCAAGTCTCTGCGATCTGCAATCCGATAGGTCTTTCCTTCGATTTCCACGGTTTCGCTGGGGGAAATGGAATCGGGGGGCTGCGACAGTTCAACTCGCAGCAGTTCAGCTTGAGGCGCCTCGGCGATCAATCGCGCGACACTGGGAGTCAGGCTTGCCAAGACCTGCTCCATGTGCCGGTGCTGATTCCAGACCTTTAGCACTCCGGCGGAAACGCCGGCGGCAGCCATCAATAAAATCAACAATTTGCCGCGGTTCACGCGAGACGATCGTGGAAAGGATGCGAAATATGGTTATTCAGTGAGCGATTTATGAACGACAAATCCGTAGTGGTATGGGGGCAGTTCGACGATTTCACTGGCGGCCACAAAGCCGACGGAAGCGGCCCAGTGCTGGCATTGCTCCGGCTTCGGACGAATCGCCATGCTTGGCCCGCGCGGTGTAGTGGAGTCGTATCGCCAGTGCATGATCCCCAATCGTCCACCCGGTCCGAGTGCGCAACGGGCACACTCCAAGAGTTGCTCTGGCTGCTCCGCATGGAGAATATTGAACAACATTGCATAGTCCGCCGAGGTCGTCGGCAGTGGATTTTGTAAGAAATCGCACCGAATCGCACGGACGTTGGTTAGCTCCGATTCTTGGCATCGCTCTGCTGTTCGATCGACCATTTCGCCGTCGATGTCGAGGGCGTAAACCGTGCCGGAGACAATTCTTGCCGCCGGAATCGTGAAAGTGCCATAACCACATCCAAATTCCACGACGTCGCGGCACGTGGCCGACAGGCCTAACGTGCGCAGGATCGCCGCCGGGTCGAAGTAGGTTTCCCACTGCTGCTCGCGGGGCATTTCACTTTCTCTGGTTTTCATTCGTTTTCAGCATCCAACCATGGTTTTGCTCCATTGGCCGCCATGCGAATTCGCATTATACTGTCCCACTGGAAGTTTCTTGAGTAGGCGTCGCATGCTTTTTGGGTAGGGTGAAGTGCCGGGAACAACCTCGAAACGATCTGATTGAACATCCAGTGTTTCCAAAAGAGTCTCGCCAGCCAATTTCAAATTCCTGACGGAGCGTGAAGTACAAACCTTAACTATGTCCAACGAATTCGACCCATACCGCGAAGGTCTCGTCATGGAGCAAATCACCATTTGGCCCGACGAATTCGACGATTGGCAGCCGGCCGACCGAGCGCGCGTCGAAGCGGCGTTGCATTCAACTCCAAAGGATTGTGCCGAATTGAGCTATACTCGCCAGCATTCCGGTTTCACCCGACAGATCACGGTAACTGAGGGCGATTTGGAGCGACTTGCCGCGCGATGATTCTCGGCGAAAAAAGAAAGCCGTGTCTGATTCGATGATTTCCGTTCCGGTCAAATTAGGCGAGCGCAGCTACGAAATCTGTATCGGCACTGGCTGCTTGTCGCTAGCCGGAACGATTGCCAGCGAACGCGGAATATTCAGTCGCGCGGTTATCGTCGCGGACCAGTGCGTCGAGCATCTCCACGCTCCATGGGTCGAAAAAAGTCTGACCGCGGCCGGCGCGATAGTCGAAACGATTGTCGTCAAATCGGGCGAGCAATCGAAATGCATCGCCCAGGCGGATCGGCTGTGGAACAAACTGCTGGAATTCGGCGCCGACCGAAAAACACGGCTGGTTGCCGTCGGCGGAGGAGTCGTCGGCGATTTGGCCGGATTCGTCGCCGCCAGCTATGGTCGCGGCATTCCGTTCATGCAGATTCCGACCACGCTGCTGGCGCAGGTCGATAGCTCAGTCGGCGGCAAAGTCGGGGTGAACTTGCCCGGCGCGAAAAACATGGTCGGCGCATTCTGGCAGCCGACGGCGGTGCTCATCGATACCGACACCTTGAATTCGCTCCCTGACCGGGAGTATCGCTCGGGCCTGGCGGAAGTTGTCAAGTATGGAATGATCCTCGATGCCGATTTCTTCTCGTTGCTTGAGCGCGAATCGTCGTCACTACTCGCCAAGCAACCCGAGGTGCTGCGGCAAGTCATCGCTCGCTGCTGCCAACTCAAAGCGCAGGTCGTCGAAGCCGACGAACGAGAAACATCGGGTTATCGAGCGATTTTGAACTACGGTCATACCTTCGGACATGCCCTGGAGGCAGTTACCAAATATAACCAGTTTTTGCACGGTGAATGCGTCGCCATCGGCATGATGTGTGCCGCCCGGCTTGCGCAGCGACTCGGCCGAATCGATGCCGCAATGCTCCAGCGCCAGCGATTGCTGCTCGAAAATCTGGGACTGCCGGTCGAATTGCCCGCCGTCAGCCACCAGCAGCTTGTCGCCGCGATGTTCCACGACAAGAAAACGGAGCACGGCCGGCTGCGATTCATTCTTCCTGTCAAAATAGGTCAGGTGGAGCTTCTCGACGGAGTTGCTACGGACGATGTCCTGGCCGTCCTTTCGGTGTGAGCATGCGCTCCAGATCGACACTCGTCGCGACGGTTGTCTCTAAAATCTGATGTGGTTTGCGGTAAACTTGTGGCGACGATGCTCAGAGGTCGCTACACTTTTCAACTGGTAATGCCGCCATGCCGCGCCGCCGCATCCTACGAATTGTTTGAACACCAAGGATGCAGTGAAACCAGTCCTTGCAAGAGAGACCATGCCGACACAAACGCAAGTTGTTGCCGATTCAGCTTCTCGAGCGGAGTTCTTACGGCTGTCGATGATCGCAGGTGTCGGCCCTTTGACCCGCCGCCGACTGTTGGAACGCTTTGGAAATCCGGAAGCAGTGTTTGCCGCCGCTCCCTGCGAATTGCAACTCGTTTCCGGCGTTGGTCCGAAGCTATGCCGCTCGATCGCCGATGCGAAGAATCAAATCGATGTCGAAGCGGAATTGGAAAATTGCCGTCGCGACGAAATCGAGATTCTGATCGAAACCGATCAAGGCTTTCCACGCTCGCTGCTCGAATTGCCCGACCCGCCGGGGGTGCTCTTCGTCCGCGGCAAACTGCAGCCGAGCGATGCCTTGGCCATTGCCATCGTCGGTTCGCGCCATGCAACCAATTATGGATTGCAGCAAGCCGAGCGGCTGGCGGGCAACCTGGTCCGCGCGGGCTATACCGTGGTCAGTGGCCTGGCTCGCGGCATTGACGCCGCCGCTCATCGCGGGGCGCTGGCGGCTGGCGGCCGCACGATCGCTGTTTTGGCCAGCGGAGTGCTGAACATCTATCCGCCCGAGCACGTGCAACTGGCCGCGGAGATTGCCGCAACTGGCGCGGTGATCAGCGAAGCGCCGCCGCGCGTAGCGCCGCTGGGAGGTATGTTTCCGCAGCGCAACCGGATCATCAGCGGCATGTCGCTCGGCGTGCTCGTCGTGGAAGCATCGAACCGATCGGGCGCGCTAATCACGGCCCGCCACGCGATGGAACAAGGTCGCGACGTTTTTGCCGTGCCTGGATTGGTAACGAGCCGCATGTCGAATGGCTGCCATCGGCTGATTCGCGACGGAGCAAAACTGGTTGAAACCGTGGAAGACATTTTGGAGGAACTCGGGCCGCTTCCGCAGGCGACCGCCGCGCGCGACGATGGTCGCACCATTCACCACCCCGCCGAATTGTTGCTCAACGAATTAGAGCAACAAGTTCTGGCCGCAATTCCGAGCGAGGCCACGTCGATCGACAACATCATCGCGGCGAGCGAATTGCCCCCTCCGCAAGTGCTGGCGACCGTCAGCGTGTTGGAAATGCGCCGGTTGATCCGCAGGCTCAGCGGAAACGCGGTGATGCGGCTGTGAGCTATCCCGGCGGCCACTGCATGTGCCGCCCGCCCAGCATGTGGAAATGCAAGTGGTCCACGCTCTGCCCGCCGTGCGGCCCGCAGTTGACCACCACGCGATAGCCGTCGTTCAGTCCCAGTTGCCGCGCCAGGTTGCGAATCACCAGCCACAGGTGGCCAACGAGCGCAGCATCCTCGTCGGCCAATGCATCGGCGTTGACAATCTCTTTCTTGGGGATCACCAACACGTGCGTCGGCGCCTGCGGGTTGACATCGTAAAACGCCAGACAGCGGTCGTCTTCGAACACGATGTTGGCGGGAATCTCGCGGTCGATGATTCGCTTAAAAATGGTTTTCTCCGTCGCCATTATTCCTCCATTTCAAGTTGCTTCATTTTTCGATACAAATTCGATCGATGCAGGCCCAGCAAATCGGCCGCGTCGGTCATGTTGCCGCGGCTGCGATCGATCGCCTTACGAATGTACTCAATTTGAAAGCGATCGGTCGCGTCAGCCAACGGCCGATCGACCACCAGCAGGTTGACGCTTTCTTGGCTCGGCGACAAGATGAATGCCAATTCCGCAGGCTCGATTTTCTCCTCGACCGTCAAATACGCCAAGCGCTCCATGAGATTTCTCAATTCGCGCACATTCCCCGGCCAATGATGTTGCATGAGCCGCTTTTTTGCTTCCAACGTAAGCCTCGGCGGCTTGCGGCCGGCGCGTCGCGAGAATTCCGCCAGAAAATGGTCCGCCAAGAGTAGCACGTCGTCACCGCGATCGCGCAGCGGCGGCAAATCGAGTACGACGACGTTCAACCGAAAATACAGATCTTCGCGGAATTTCTTGCCGCGCACTAATTCGGCAAGATTCTGGTTCGTCGCCGCCAGTACGCGGACATCGACCGGAATCGGCCGTGAACCGCCGACTCGCACGACGATCTTTTCTTCGAGCACCCGCAACAACTTGGCCTGCCCACCGGGGCTTAGGTCGCCGATTTCGTCCAGAAACAATGTGCCGCCAGCAGCCAACTCGAATTTGCCCGCGCGAGCCTCGCGGGCATCGGTAAACGCGCCCTTTTCGTGACCGAATAGCTCGCTTTCCAACAGCGTCTCGGCAATCGCCGCACAATTGACCGCCACAAACGGCCGTTCGCGCCGGCGGCTCAGATAATGAATCAACTGACTGACCACTTCCTTACCTGCCCCGTTTTCGCCCAGCACGAGTACTGCCAGTTCCGTGTCGGCCACGCGGCGAACGGTCGATCGGAGCGCTTCGATCGCTGGGCTCTTGCCAATCAGTCGCGCATGGTCGGCCGCTTGATCGACAATCTGCCGGTGCGATTGCAGCAACCGCTGCCAATCTTGCGTGTCTTCAAGTGCGACAGCCGCATGATTGGCCAGTTCGACCAGTGCCGCTTCGTCATCGGCGGTAAATTCGCCGGCATGCTTATTCAGCACTTCAAATACGCCCAGAAATTCGCGCTGACTCGACCTCAGCGGAACAGCCAATAGATTGCGCGTCTGGTAGCGAAGTTGTACATCGATGTGGCGATTTATTGGATCGAGATATTCTCGCTGCGTCACGCGCTGCGATTGGCCGGTTCGCAGCACCTCACCGACCACTCCGGCATCGTCCGGCACTCGCAACTCTCCACCAACCACGCCGAGTGCCGGTCGGCCGACCAAGACGCGCGCCGTCTTGTCCCACAAAAAAATGCTGGCTCGGTCGGCGTTCAACAGCCGCGTCGATGCTTCGGCCATCTGCGCAAGCAGTTTTTCCATTTCCTGGGTACGAGCCCAGTGTTGCACAATCGACAGTATCGTCTCTGCTCGCTCCACTCGCCACATGAGCCGCTGGCGATTACGGACGATTTCGATACCTGACCGAAGCGCGATCGCCATTTCAGTCAGCGATTCAATTTCAACTGCTCGCCCGCCATTCCATCCGGCGGTTCGGTGCAAAACCAAAATCTCTCCGGTTGGGTCGCGCGGCGCAAGTGGTGCCGCCAGCCAGTTGCCGTGCATTTGCGGTGCTTCTCGATCCAAGCACTCAGCCAACAATTCCAGCGGCCAAGCGCGCGGAACACCCACCAGTGCCACCGCTCGCTGTCGTTGGTCAGCCGTTGCAATGGCGGCGAAATCGGCCGACAACCGTTGTAATAAGGCGGTCAACACCTCCGAAAGATAGCCGCCGACATTGTCCAACCGCTCGGCCGGAGAAAGAAAATCGAGCGGGCTCAAATATGCTGTTGCGACCATGAGATTTGGGGTACGGGAATTGAAGGGATGCTACTCCGAGCCGCGACCAAGTGCGCCGCGAAAATGATAGTAACTACTACGCAGCGTGTCGTCTATTGGACTACATCTCGGTGTTAACGTTGCCTCGGTTGTGCAATTGCGTTCCAATCGGTATTCTCACACCGATCGGCCGAAGAATTCTGTCGTGAAGGAGTATCATCATGGGTTTGTTCGACGGTAAAAAAGGGGTCATTTTCGGTGTCGCCAACGAGAATTCGATTGCCTGGGCAATCGCGAGTCGAATCATGGCCGAGGGGGGCTTGTGCGGCTTTTCGCACCTGCCAGATCGGGCCGACGACGAGCGGCAGCGTAACCGCCGCCGGGTTTCGCAGCTCACCGATAGCCAGCCAAACGCCACGTTTTTGCTACCGGTCGATGTGAGCAAGGACGACGACATCCAGAAGTTCGTCGACTGTGCCGGCGCGGAATTCGGCAAGATCGATTTTCTGCTTCATTCGGTCGCGTTCGCCCTCACCGACGACTTGGCCAAGCCCACCATCCAAACCAGCCGCGAGGGCTTCAAATTGGCGATGGACATCAGCGCTTACAGTTTGTTGGCAATGTGCCGAATTGCCGAGCCGATCATGAACAAAGGGGGTTCGATTTTGGCCATGACCTACTTCGGCGGTGAGAAAGTCGTGCCGCGATATAATGTGATGGGCATTTGCAAAGCTGCTCTCGACGCCTGCGTGAAATACGCTTCGTTCGATCTCGGACTGGCTGGCGTGCGCGTCAACGCAATCAGCGCCGGCCCGCTGCGAACGCTAGCGGCCCGCGCCGTCGGCAGCGACGGCATGGAAGAGTTATACCGCGAAATGGCGCCGATGGGAGAAAACATCACGCACGACGACGTAGCCAACAGCGGCGCATTTTTGCTGTCGTCGCAGTCCAGCGGCATCACCGGAGAAATCCTGCACGTCGACAACGGCTACAACATTATGGGTACGCCCGGCCGGTTGCTCGATCGGCTGAAGAAATAAGAATGCACGCCATCGTTGCCATTGCAGTCGTGAGGCACCAAGATCGTTTTCTGGTCGGCATTCGCCCCTTTGGCACAGCGCTGGCCGGATTCGCTGAATTCCCCGGCGGCAAGGCACATCCAGGCGAATCCCCTGCGGCGGCGGCCGTACGCGAATGCCGCGAAGAAAGCGGCCTGACCGTCGAAGCCGTCGACGAACTGCTTTGCACGGCGCATCAATACGATCACGGCCTTCTTGAAATCCACTTCTTCGAGTGCCGGCCGACCCATCCGACACAACGCCCAAAGTCGCCCTTTCATTGGGCCGAACGCAAAGAGTTGGCTCAATTAAACTTTCCCCCCGCCAACGCTCCACTTACCGCGCTGCTGTTGGCAAATTAGGGCGTTGTCGCGACGATCCAGTGCCAACAGCAGCGTAGCGATGCGCAGCGGCGATCGTTAAAATTCGGATAGATTTTGTTCGGGCCTCGCTCCTTTCGAGAACTTTGCCGTGGCCGCGCCAATTCGCCATTCGCTGCCGATCGTCGACCATCAACCCACGCGCTATTCTGGCCCTTGCAAGCAAGATGTGCTTGCGCTGCGGCAACAGTTTCTTTCACCGGGGTTGATCACCTACTACCGTGATCCGCTCATGGTCGTCGAAGGGTACATGCAGTACCTCTGGGACGAGAACGGAAAGCAGTATCTCGACGCGTTTGCTGGCATCGTCACGGTCTCGGTCGGGCATTGCCACCCGTACATTGTCGAGAAAGTTTGCGAGCAAGTGGGCAGATTGCAGCATGTGACGACGATCTATTTGCACCCGACAATCGGACAATTCGCCAGCAAGTTGGCCGAGCATTTCCCGGCCGACAGCAATCTTTCGGTCACTTATTTCACCAACTCAGGCAGCGAAGCCAACGAGGTTGCGATCTTGTCCGCGCGCGAGTTTACCGGCAACCAAGAGGTCATCAGCCTGCGCAACGGCTACCACGGCGGCACACAGGCGACGATGGCGCTGACGGCGCAAAGCACGTGGAAGTTCAAATCGAATCCAACGGTCGGCGTCAAGAATGCGCTGGCCCCCTACTGCTATCGTTGTCCCTATGGCCTGGAATATCCAAGCTGTGGGCTGAAATGCGCTCACGATGTCGAACACGTCATCCAGCAAGAGACGAGCGGCCAGGTGGCATGCTTTATTGCCGAGTCGATTCAAGGGGTCGGCGGAGCCATTGTGCCGCCGCCGGAGTACCTGGGCATCGTTTACGACATTGTCCGGCGTGCGGGCGGACTGTGCATCGCCGACGAAGTGCAAGCCGGCTTCGGCCGCACGGGGGAGCATTTTTGGGGTTTTGAAAACTACGGCGTCATCCCCGATTTGGTGACGATGGCCAAAGGCATTGGCAACGGCGCGCCGCTCGGGGCCTGCACCACGCGGCCGGAAATCTCCGCGGTGATGAAAAACCGCATCCAT
Proteins encoded:
- a CDS encoding ATP-binding cassette domain-containing protein codes for the protein HDFILALSDGYDSLVGERGQSLSGGERQRISIARALLIDPRILILDEATSAVDTETEREIQIALDNLIQGRTTIAIAHRLSTLRKANRLVVLQRGQIVEIGNHSELLEANGAYSRLHKAQMELAQGIGI
- a CDS encoding BBP7 family outer membrane beta-barrel protein, whose translation is MKCSLSALAIALLASGIGSTSALGQAVRGPVAFGGASATLTPTTSYYSARYAPPPIPGDAAPQPPTVVTPKSDAPESVAAPEPQKSYFGDIGHGLAGSGAVDPCNLDCGCCDNVCPRWSVWANGLWMGRNMPNNFWTTYESGNNSNQLLYFPGADWGGGFEVGGNYWFGCPTGCNTCGGLNPYCNCCYQNGIQVLYWGIWGMNGNSSIYDPNNNLSTPIDLGFVDFNNNPGILPQQFFDNSRSHRVTRDDQIHNIEINLLAIPCCTGCQNLHLMWLAGVRYFRFTDALQFGALAGTSPTNAQFGDNPADEAFLNADVQNNLVGFQIGTRADYCIHNRWTIFATPKVGIYGNHVTGQNSLYTGDGLYGTFQDSGNALNFTNSANTFSMLASIDVGFTYAFTPNWLFTAGYRVVAASQVALADNQIPHYLADEAQWRSINTNGDLILHGGFAGLEYRF
- a CDS encoding ParA family protein is translated as MRSIAILNQKGGVGKTTTAVNLSAALAAAGQRVGLIDLDPQAHATLHCGVTPGQDGRSIYEVLLGDALLGDAWRGVDGNLWLVGSHIDLAAAEVELAGVVGREVVLRDKLEESLNHEQGTNGPAELDFLLMDCPPSLGVLTLNALAAVNEVLLPLQPHFLALHGLSKLLQTIELVSRRLNSRLKLAGVVLCMYESATRLAGEVTENVVEFFAAQRGKPSPWSEAQIFQSRIRRNIRLAEAPSFGQSIFQYAADSNGAEDYRRLADELLQMPAELSLARSA
- a CDS encoding class I SAM-dependent methyltransferase; the encoded protein is MPREQQWETYFDPAAILRTLGLSATCRDVVEFGCGYGTFTIPAARIVSGTVYALDIDGEMVDRTAERCQESELTNVRAIRCDFLQNPLPTTSADYAMLFNILHAEQPEQLLECARCALGPGGRLGIMHWRYDSTTPRGPSMAIRPKPEQCQHWAASVGFVAASEIVELPPYHYGFVVHKSLTE
- a CDS encoding 3-dehydroquinate synthase — its product is MISVPVKLGERSYEICIGTGCLSLAGTIASERGIFSRAVIVADQCVEHLHAPWVEKSLTAAGAIVETIVVKSGEQSKCIAQADRLWNKLLEFGADRKTRLVAVGGGVVGDLAGFVAASYGRGIPFMQIPTTLLAQVDSSVGGKVGVNLPGAKNMVGAFWQPTAVLIDTDTLNSLPDREYRSGLAEVVKYGMILDADFFSLLERESSSLLAKQPEVLRQVIARCCQLKAQVVEADERETSGYRAILNYGHTFGHALEAVTKYNQFLHGECVAIGMMCAARLAQRLGRIDAAMLQRQRLLLENLGLPVELPAVSHQQLVAAMFHDKKTEHGRLRFILPVKIGQVELLDGVATDDVLAVLSV
- the dprA gene encoding DNA-protecting protein DprA codes for the protein MPTQTQVVADSASRAEFLRLSMIAGVGPLTRRRLLERFGNPEAVFAAAPCELQLVSGVGPKLCRSIADAKNQIDVEAELENCRRDEIEILIETDQGFPRSLLELPDPPGVLFVRGKLQPSDALAIAIVGSRHATNYGLQQAERLAGNLVRAGYTVVSGLARGIDAAAHRGALAAGGRTIAVLASGVLNIYPPEHVQLAAEIAATGAVISEAPPRVAPLGGMFPQRNRIISGMSLGVLVVEASNRSGALITARHAMEQGRDVFAVPGLVTSRMSNGCHRLIRDGAKLVETVEDILEELGPLPQATAARDDGRTIHHPAELLLNELEQQVLAAIPSEATSIDNIIAASELPPPQVLATVSVLEMRRLIRRLSGNAVMRL
- a CDS encoding histidine triad nucleotide-binding protein, with product MATEKTIFKRIIDREIPANIVFEDDRCLAFYDVNPQAPTHVLVIPKKEIVNADALADEDAALVGHLWLVIRNLARQLGLNDGYRVVVNCGPHGGQSVDHLHFHMLGGRHMQWPPG
- a CDS encoding sigma-54-dependent Fis family transcriptional regulator, which translates into the protein MVATAYLSPLDFLSPAERLDNVGGYLSEVLTALLQRLSADFAAIATADQRQRAVALVGVPRAWPLELLAECLDREAPQMHGNWLAAPLAPRDPTGEILVLHRTAGWNGGRAVEIESLTEMAIALRSGIEIVRNRQRLMWRVERAETILSIVQHWARTQEMEKLLAQMAEASTRLLNADRASIFLWDKTARVLVGRPALGVVGGELRVPDDAGVVGEVLRTGQSQRVTQREYLDPINRHIDVQLRYQTRNLLAVPLRSSQREFLGVFEVLNKHAGEFTADDEAALVELANHAAVALEDTQDWQRLLQSHRQIVDQAADHARLIGKSPAIEALRSTVRRVADTELAVLVLGENGAGKEVVSQLIHYLSRRRERPFVAVNCAAIAETLLESELFGHEKGAFTDAREARAGKFELAAGGTLFLDEIGDLSPGGQAKLLRVLEEKIVVRVGGSRPIPVDVRVLAATNQNLAELVRGKKFREDLYFRLNVVVLDLPPLRDRGDDVLLLADHFLAEFSRRAGRKPPRLTLEAKKRLMQHHWPGNVRELRNLMERLAYLTVEEKIEPAELAFILSPSQESVNLLVVDRPLADATDRFQIEYIRKAIDRSRGNMTDAADLLGLHRSNLYRKMKQLEMEE
- a CDS encoding enoyl-ACP reductase; translation: MGLFDGKKGVIFGVANENSIAWAIASRIMAEGGLCGFSHLPDRADDERQRNRRRVSQLTDSQPNATFLLPVDVSKDDDIQKFVDCAGAEFGKIDFLLHSVAFALTDDLAKPTIQTSREGFKLAMDISAYSLLAMCRIAEPIMNKGGSILAMTYFGGEKVVPRYNVMGICKAALDACVKYASFDLGLAGVRVNAISAGPLRTLAARAVGSDGMEELYREMAPMGENITHDDVANSGAFLLSSQSSGITGEILHVDNGYNIMGTPGRLLDRLKK